One Artemia franciscana chromosome 7, ASM3288406v1, whole genome shotgun sequence DNA segment encodes these proteins:
- the LOC136029612 gene encoding zinc finger MYM-type protein 1-like, whose translation MQSSACTLVKDCDYPTATVDDMVRNLIVCWTLSTEIREILLSEGGTLGLSKAIEIARAHETTQAQLSTMGDVSKDMKFKQEIGALQKTNVVCVTNDIFSCAGIAVWQLGLPKSLAIGIPVSCTGIATWKLIKKYIESEMGKWLKEEDDNHDNSNSKKMSHPKEENKAEISEEEIFGSSINKTTRHIEQELKIDSDAGTSRDNPSATEVLTTNEQTLDVRHISEETNLREPQTEEMASRTISTDLSVNPYDNPYQPVLTDYPATTIGNRTRKFNSSYFLAYPWLEYSKEQDSVFCFNCRHFSGSSLRSGERYGARAFIDVGFRKWKDISELIRQHENSDRHKACTISLTQFKAIETKAAESVAPCLSKEREKEILENRQYVKALLKTTALLGRQGLAFRGHDEGESSANQGNFVETVHLLTEINPDLMKNSRKAYGHYMSHEYQNDYIEVIGNEIKSSIAKEVREAKYFAVLADETKDLSKKEQLAILVRYVHDLKIKERAIGCYHMRKVDAESLADFIYNEIKGIRLDWSKCVGQCYDGASVMSGHFSGVQARLREKALQAVYTHCHSHRLNLVIGDCMQKIQRISSVFSVLQTVYSFVSNSNTRYQLFVEAQKTANVPVLTLERTVVTRWSYWYRSVAKILVRYDCILAVLSVVQESSDREAAAEATGLKNQLESFPFIFSLHVIHEVLAVINLLSEQLQAADLVISEACTLISATKNELRKMRDDEYFRVLYGKSKEMAINVGADLSETSALSSAIPVKSKRVQKISGRLRDYLTTTTIGKHNIDSESTTTEDKMRREFYEVLDRVLNEFEECFSVQLPVLEAKRCLNPKSKDFMDSDLLLVIATYFDQVGIDTMQLKCQALIARAFVSQLPQKPANALDVFERLGGLKEAYSELLKVVRVVLTLPLTTCSNERFFSVLTFVKDYLRTTMENERLSHLLLISSEKAAVKELNFEKLVDDFAKMKQRRYPLLK comes from the exons TTTCCTGTGCTGGAATTGCAGTCTGGCAACTTGGGCTTCCAAAGTCTCTAGCAATTGGGATTCCAGTCTCCTGTACTGGCATTGCAACCTGGAAACTCATTAAAAAGTATATAGAATCGGAAATGGGTAAATGGTTAAAAGAAGAAGATGATAACCATGACAACTCTAACTCTAAGAAGATGAGTCATCCAAAAGAAGAGAATAAGGCAGAAATATCTGAAGAAGAAATCTTTGGATcttctataaataaaactacaaGACACATAGAACAAGAACTTAAAATC GATAGTGATGCTGGGACGTCAAGGGACAACCCATCGGCAACCGAAGTTTTAACGACAAACGAGCAGACCCTGGACGTGAGACACATTTCTGAGGAGACAAACCTGCGCGAACCACAAACGGAGGAAATGGCTTCCAGAACGATCAGTACCGATTTGTCCGTGAACCCGTATGATAACCCCTACCAACCAGTTTTGACTGACTATCCCGCCACTACCATCGGGAATCGCACACGAAAATTTAACAGCTCCTATTTCTTGGCATACCCATGGCTCGAATATTCGAAAGAACAGGACTCGGTGTTCTGTTTCAATTGCCGACATTTCAGTGGATCTTCGCTAAGATCTGGCGAAAGGTATGGAGCTAGAGCATTCATTGACGTAGGATTTAGAAAGTGGAAAGACATTTCTGAACTGATACGGCAGCACGAAAACAGCGACCGACACAAAGCATGTACCATTTCTTTGACTCAGTTTAAAGCTATTGAGACGAAGGCGGCCGAATCTGTTGCGCCATGCCTCTCCAAAGAACGCGAAAAGGAAATACTAGAGAATAGACAGTACGTAAAAGCTCTACTAAAAACTACAGCATTACTTGGACGGCAAGGTCTTGCGTTTCGTGGCCATGATGAAGGGGAGTCTAGTGCCAATCAAGGGAATTTCGTAGAGACAGTACATCTTTTAACAGAAATCAACCCGGACTTGATGAAAAACTCTCGTAAGGCCTATGGCCATTACATGTCACACGAGTACCAAAACGACTACATTGAGGTCATaggaaatgaaatcaaaagctCTATCGCGAAAGAAGTcagagaagcaaaatattttgccgtTCTTGCTGACGAGACAAAAGACCTCTCGAAAAAGGAACAACTCGCAATCTTAGTGCGCTATGTTCATGacctaaaaatcaaagaaagggcCATAGGTTGCTACCACATGCGCAAGGTTGACGCTGAGAGTTTGGCCGACTTCATTTACAACGAAATAAAGGGTATCCGCCTTGACTGGTCAAAGTGTGTTGGACAGTGCTATGACGGGGCCAGTGTAATGAGCGGACACTTTTCAGGAGTACAGGCCCGTCTCCGGGAAAAAGCACTACAAGCGGTGTACACACACTGTCATTCCCATAGACTTAACCTTGTCATTGGCGATTGTatgcagaaaatacaaagaatttcatcagtattttcagttttgcaaaCAGTTTACAGTTTCGTCTCCAACAGCAACACTCGATACCAGTTGTTCGTCGAAGCCCAGAAAACTGCCAATGTGCCTGTGCTAACGCTTGAAAGGACAGTAGTGACACGTTGGTCTTACTGGTATAGATCAGTGGCTAAGATCCTGGTTAGATATGACTGCATACTCGCAGTTCTGTCAGTAGTTCAAGAATCTTCTGACAGGGAGGCAGCGGCAGAAGCTACGGGCCTTAAGAACCAGCTAGAGTCGTTTCCCTTCATATTCAGTTTGCATGTCATTCACGAAGTTCTTGCAGTGATAAACCTTCTTTCTGAACAACTACAGGCAGCAGATCTGGTCATCTCAGAAGCTTGCACTTTAATCAGTGCAACAAAGAACGAACTTAGGAAAATGCGTGATGACGAGTATTTTCGTGTCCTATACGGCAAGTCTAAAGAGATGGCCATTAATGTCGGAGCTGATCTGTCGGAAACAAGTGCTCTCTCTTCAGCCATACCTGTTAAATCAAAACGAGTTCAGAAGATATCCGGAAGACTAAGAGACTATTTGACGACAACAACAATTGGAAAGCACAACATTGACTCCGAAAGCACAACAACGGAAGACAAAATGCGGAGAGAGTTCTACGAGGTTTTGGACAGAGTGTTAAATGAGTTTGAAGAGTGTTTTTCTGTCCAGCTGCCAGTGCTAGAAGCCAAACGTTGCCTTAACCCCAAATCCAAAGATTTTATGGACTCAGATTTACTTCTTGTGATCGCGACATACTTCGATCAGGTGGGAATCGATACTATGCAGCTGAAGTGTCAAGCTTTAATAGCTCGTGCATTTGTGTCGCAGCTTCCACAGAAACCGGCAAACGCTTTAGATGTCTTCGAACGCCTCGGAGGATTGAAAGAAGCTTATTCTGAGCTTCTTAAGGTCGTCAGGGTAGTCCTCACACTCCCGCTCACAACGTGCTCAAATGAacgttttttctctgtgttgacGTTTGTGAAGGACTACCTCCGGACAACGATGGAAAACGAGCGACTTTCGCATTTGCTGCTTATATCCTCTGAGAAAGCTGCAGTGAAGGAGCTCAATTTTGAGAAGCTTGTCGACGACTtcgcaaaaatgaagcaaaggagatatccattgctgaagtaa